The Gemmatimonadaceae bacterium genome contains a region encoding:
- a CDS encoding Ig-like domain-containing protein, which translates to MTITVSVGAKSDSKGITVAAAPAAALVINPANPSLAANSKRQLLAEFRDANGLVTTGNQALVNWSVPLQQSLITISGSGELTAASATGSTTVTSTYTGVTPSIAATTNVTVTPSLAPAASITVTSSSPTLIGVGGTVLLTALVKDGQGNTLTGRGVTWQSLSPAIADVDNTGKVTGKAVGGPVTIRASTLENPPISGDATVSVEACPRGFVLSDDFATDLGAGWTTAVVVDNPTGSNHTQTVAFQPTGGSTAGYRRMEHSLIGQGTMWVYHRREVEYDPSVVGNAIAAINYSEDQISFPSPTLVRSIGWGLFLEQGGNRYTKSVGTAAFNGNTWGVGSILNITAAAFSGGPGAPPLNFGPTGGKIKFGYYRANTSTSGSYTSSHGIDNWRVEVCRQ; encoded by the coding sequence GTGACGATCACCGTGAGTGTGGGTGCCAAATCGGATTCGAAGGGAATTACCGTCGCGGCCGCGCCTGCCGCCGCCTTGGTGATCAATCCCGCCAATCCCTCGCTCGCCGCAAATTCCAAACGGCAGCTCCTTGCGGAGTTCCGTGACGCCAATGGACTCGTGACCACCGGCAATCAGGCGTTGGTCAACTGGTCTGTGCCGTTGCAGCAGTCACTGATAACGATCAGTGGGTCCGGGGAGTTGACGGCAGCGAGTGCCACAGGAAGTACCACAGTGACGTCGACATACACCGGCGTCACGCCCAGCATTGCGGCCACCACGAACGTGACGGTCACGCCTTCCTTGGCACCAGCGGCGTCAATTACCGTGACGTCGTCATCGCCAACGCTCATCGGAGTCGGCGGTACCGTACTGTTGACCGCGTTGGTGAAAGATGGACAAGGCAACACTCTTACCGGGCGCGGTGTCACCTGGCAAAGCCTGTCACCGGCCATTGCCGACGTGGACAATACCGGAAAAGTCACTGGAAAAGCCGTCGGCGGGCCTGTCACTATTCGTGCGAGCACTCTTGAGAACCCTCCGATATCCGGCGATGCCACCGTAAGCGTGGAAGCGTGCCCCAGAGGCTTCGTGCTCTCGGACGATTTCGCGACGGACTTGGGCGCCGGATGGACCACGGCTGTTGTCGTCGACAATCCAACGGGCTCGAATCACACGCAGACGGTGGCGTTCCAGCCCACGGGCGGAAGCACAGCCGGCTATCGGCGAATGGAGCACAGCTTGATCGGGCAGGGGACGATGTGGGTGTACCATCGTCGCGAAGTCGAGTACGATCCGAGTGTGGTTGGCAATGCCATCGCCGCCATCAACTATTCGGAAGACCAGATCTCTTTTCCGTCGCCAACCCTGGTCCGCAGCATAGGCTGGGGACTGTTCCTTGAGCAGGGCGGCAACCGCTACACCAAGTCCGTGGGTACGGCCGCGTTTAACGGCAACACCTGGGGCGTTGGCAGCATCCTGAACATTACGGCGGCGGCGTTTTCCGGAGGCCCCGGGGCCCCCCCGCTCAATTTCGGACCGACGGGCGGCAAGATCAAATTCGGGTACTATCGCGCGAACACCAGCACGTCAGGCAGCTACACATCGTCCCACGGTATCGACAACTGGCGGGTGGAGGTGTGTCGACAGTAA
- a CDS encoding MarR family transcriptional regulator, translated as MSRRQRTIVLGLPSPLTPDARRVLLFRLLLANAHELRTRMDRLLAESGLTTQQAMLLQVLQGEPEPPTLTGFAARLSMSHQNLKQIATALARKGFIEIVADRSDARVRRLRLTARHTQLWQQRNSGDHAEVMSWTSALPDREVSAVVKTLDALLGSLRSES; from the coding sequence ATGTCCAGACGCCAGCGTACCATTGTCCTCGGGCTTCCCAGTCCGCTCACTCCCGATGCCCGTCGGGTGCTGCTGTTTCGGCTGCTCCTCGCCAACGCGCACGAACTGCGCACGCGCATGGACCGGCTGCTCGCCGAGAGCGGTTTGACCACGCAGCAGGCGATGCTGCTGCAGGTGCTGCAGGGCGAACCCGAGCCGCCAACGTTGACGGGGTTTGCCGCGCGCCTCTCCATGAGCCATCAGAATCTCAAGCAGATCGCGACGGCCCTGGCGCGGAAGGGCTTCATCGAGATCGTGGCAGACAGGTCAGACGCCCGCGTGCGTCGCCTGCGGCTCACGGCGCGCCACACACAACTCTGGCAGCAACGGAATTCCGGCGATCATGCCGAGGTGATGTCGTGGACCAGCGCGTTGCCGGATCGCGAGGTCAGCGCGGTGGTGAAGACGTTGGACGCATTGCTCGGGTCGTTGCGAAGTGAATCCTGA